Genomic segment of Candidatus Chlorohelix allophototropha:
ATAGTACGGTAATTGCCCCGGCTTTTCCAGTTATCGAACTTTTACGCGACGATAGCCGGGTTACTAAAATCGTTATCGGGGTTATCAAGCCACGCAAGGGAAACGGTATTGGCTTGAAAGCCACCACTATTGACGCAGGTTTGCGGATTATGGTTTCCGGGCCGTCCAGTGTACAGCAGTTCTACGCCTATACCGCCGAACCGGAGGGGGTTACAACCGCGCTTGAACAATTGATGAGCGAGAGATAGAGTTAAAGGCTTTCTGCTATTTTCTTCAGAGCAAAGTCGTCTTCTGCTATCCCCACTTCGGCGGCAGCCTGTGCCACCTCCTCCAGCAAAGAATAGGGTGTTAGTGTGTCCGCGATTACCTCTTTTGTAACAGGCTGACTAACAGGCGTAAAACTCGAAAGCGGTTGCAGCTTTTCATCGAAAGCGGTGGGTGGTTCTGGCTCAATATCCGCTACTCGCCCCAACACCCGACACAAAAACAGATAATAATCATGCGCTGCATCCGAAAGACGCGCCTGTAATGCCACATGACGGCGGGCATTAAAGCCCAGTTGGGCAGCAAGGTCAGAGCGACGCACTAACAAGCGCAGGTATTCCAGAAGCAATTCTTCTTCGGCTTCGTCCACATCCACCTTAACGCAAGTGTCGTCCGGCAGTTCTTCAAATGCGCCCGTCCGCGACACCAAAACCGGGCGACTCGCGCCCATTATACGCAAAAGGCTAGCAGAGGTTTCCCCAGCGGTAGGGTAACGCATATTAATACACACATCCGCCGCCGCTAAATAATTGGCATATTTCTCACCACTAGCGTAGCCCGTCAACTCCACTTTGCCCTGCAACCCCAACGCTGTTATCATCCCCATTACATTGTAGTTGGGCGAAGGGCTACCGACCAGCACAAAGCGCGATTGGGGATACTCCCTACTGAAAGCACGAAAAGCCCATAGAGCGCTATCCAACCGCTTATAGGGGTTTAGATGCCCCAATGAAGTCAGAATAAACTCATCCTGCGCTAAACCAAGCCGTTCTCGCGCTATTTTCTTCTCTACCAGCGGGGGCAACGGAACGCCCATCCGCGCAATACCTGTGAGCTTTTCAGGGAATCTAGCTTTAATAAGCCCCTGCGCATAAGAACTATGCACCAACACCGCTTGCGCCGCTTCTATCGCCGGTTCGCACAGGGGGTAACGAAACAGCACTTCCGGCAAACGTCCCTTGATTACCTCACGCGCGGTAGCTTCGCCTTCAGTCCCGTAGTGTCTACCCATCTCGCGAATGTATTCTTGCGCCTTGCCGTTGTTTAGGTATTGACCGATCAAGAAGTGATGTAGCACGTAATCATGCAACACCAGCACGCCCTTTTTGCCGTATTCAAGCAGGCTGCGATATATATAGGCATGCGCCGCGCTGTTGCCCATGTGAAACAGATATGTATCATAATTACCCGCTTGAGCGCGAAACTTTGAAACGGGATATGTCTTGAACTGTTGCAATAAGGTCTTATTCGTAGGGTTTAGGTTTTCATCAAGGTACAGATCAATATCAGCATAACGGGCAAGATAGGGCAAAAGTTCTTCGCTGTAGTCGCTTATACCGGATTGCACCGGGTTTATCGGGCTAAAAAACGCCAATTTGAGTTTCGCGCTCAATTCAAATCCCTCTCACGCACTATTCTACTTCTACCTTTACGCCGCAGTTAGTAGCCAGATAATCCAACGCGGCGCGGGCTTCAAAAGCCTGTGCTGCCCCTAACACCCCGCCGCTTTTGCCCGGAAACTCACCTGAAAGAATTTGGGAGGCGCAATAAGCAATAATCTGAGCAGTTAGTCCGTACATATCCACACCGCTCAAAGCTACCCGGCGCGCCCCTTTGCGTCCCACTGCCTCTGCCACTACTGACCAGCGACTTGCCTCGCGTTGCTGTAAATCAGGTCCACCTTTTTTGACAAACGGTCGGACTATAACCCTAATAAGTTCACCAAAAAAGGGGAGTAATAAGAAGCTAATCCGTGATAACCAGTAAGTACCGCTCCCGACCGCCATATAGGTTTTTACATTGTTACACTTTATATGTCTTGGCAAGGTCAGGTTTTCGCCAAAAGGCGCGATAAGGGCGCGGCGTACTCCGAGCGGTGCTGGAAAGCGAAAACTCCGCCCTTCTGAAGCAATTAGCTTTATTTGAGTCTGGTAGTCCTGCCAAGCCAAACCCGGTTTGCGTAGCACTTCCAGCAACGAAAGAGTCGAACCGCTGCTGATGCCCCGACCTTTAAGCGCGACCGCATTTGCCACTGATATTGTATCCAGCGGCTCAAGCCCATTTGCCGCTAAGGTCGCCGCCCAATTTCCTAGCGCATACTCTACCCCGCAACCGGGAATTATCGCCACCTGTTTTTCCTGAGCTAGAGCATGGTAACGGTTAATCACCCGCGCCATATATTCCTGCTCGCCTGTTATATCAAGATAATGCACCCCCGCTTTAAGCGCGGCTTTAACCACCGCTTCTCCATACAGCGTGAAAGGACCTACGCAATTAACCAGCAGGATAGGGTGATTTTCAAAAAGAGCGGCAAGCGATTTGGGTTGCAGTGGATCGGCAACGATAATTTCGCAATGCTCAAGACCCGGTAAACGGCGCATTGCTTCCAGCCTTACCCCGTCGCGCCCCGCCAGCACCACTTCAAATCCGTGTTGAGCCAGTACAGGCGCAGTAAGGCTGCCGGTGTAACCGCTTGCCCCAAAAAGCACTAGCCTATTTCCTGACATTTAAACCCTCGCCGATGAAATCCAACCGCTAATCAGGCGGGCAAAAAATTCTGGTTTATCATACTTTTCCAGTTCAAAAACAGGCAGCCCCTTTTCTTCCAGCGCCGCATTAGCCGCCAATATTGCCGTAGCGACCGCCCGTTCTAGAAACAGGGCGGGCAAAGGATTCCGCAC
This window contains:
- a CDS encoding DUF2103 domain-containing protein, with the protein product MSDKPRGLLRGAKFNGKHSTVIAPAFPVIELLRDDSRVTKIVIGVIKPRKGNGIGLKATTIDAGLRIMVSGPSSVQQFYAYTAEPEGVTTALEQLMSER
- a CDS encoding glycosyltransferase family 4 protein codes for the protein MSAKLKLAFFSPINPVQSGISDYSEELLPYLARYADIDLYLDENLNPTNKTLLQQFKTYPVSKFRAQAGNYDTYLFHMGNSAAHAYIYRSLLEYGKKGVLVLHDYVLHHFLIGQYLNNGKAQEYIREMGRHYGTEGEATAREVIKGRLPEVLFRYPLCEPAIEAAQAVLVHSSYAQGLIKARFPEKLTGIARMGVPLPPLVEKKIARERLGLAQDEFILTSLGHLNPYKRLDSALWAFRAFSREYPQSRFVLVGSPSPNYNVMGMITALGLQGKVELTGYASGEKYANYLAAADVCINMRYPTAGETSASLLRIMGASRPVLVSRTGAFEELPDDTCVKVDVDEAEEELLLEYLRLLVRRSDLAAQLGFNARRHVALQARLSDAAHDYYLFLCRVLGRVADIEPEPPTAFDEKLQPLSSFTPVSQPVTKEVIADTLTPYSLLEEVAQAAAEVGIAEDDFALKKIAESL
- a CDS encoding saccharopine dehydrogenase family protein, producing the protein MSGNRLVLFGASGYTGSLTAPVLAQHGFEVVLAGRDGVRLEAMRRLPGLEHCEIIVADPLQPKSLAALFENHPILLVNCVGPFTLYGEAVVKAALKAGVHYLDITGEQEYMARVINRYHALAQEKQVAIIPGCGVEYALGNWAATLAANGLEPLDTISVANAVALKGRGISSGSTLSLLEVLRKPGLAWQDYQTQIKLIASEGRSFRFPAPLGVRRALIAPFGENLTLPRHIKCNNVKTYMAVGSGTYWLSRISFLLLPFFGELIRVIVRPFVKKGGPDLQQREASRWSVVAEAVGRKGARRVALSGVDMYGLTAQIIAYCASQILSGEFPGKSGGVLGAAQAFEARAALDYLATNCGVKVEVE